The DNA region GAGACACAACCACCGAAGAGGCAACCGACGGAGAAGCTACCGGCAGCTAATCAAACTGATgaactctcttttctctcttaatgTGTAATgtgtaatgtttttttgtaaacttgATCTCCCTTGTAAACTTTGTTATTTGAAAACTTAGTAATTCTAATTACAGCTTTAATTTGCATAAGTTATAAGGTTTAACTCtaattacaggtttaattttaattacatgtTTAATTCTAATTGccggtttaattttaattaagctaatcaaaatgaaaattttaactttttttttataccattattattatttgcgaCGGAAAAAGTTATTGCAAAAacatcgcaaatttgcgagggagttaCTAGATACTAACTTTGCGAGGAAATTACTTTATAAACAAGCCCTCGCAATTTGCGTTTAGTTTGCGAGGGAATTTTTTTTCCTCGCAACGTTTGCGAGGGATTAccgttgttttcttgtagtgattagAGTGATATATATAGTAGGGTTGGAGAACAttttactctataatagaggtttTTACTCTATGAGTTGAAAATGTTCTAAGTAATGAAAAAACTCTAAAGCAATCAGAGAATTCAAGTCAAGCTCTCTCTCCATTGACACATGAGGAGCATATGCTAGTGATAGTAATTAGTCACCAATTAGAAGGGTAAAACAGTGTTTGTATTTGATTCTGCATGAGAGGTGGCGAGTAAGTTAGAGAGAAGGAGATAAAGAGGTGTACTACAGTCGAAAAGCGTGGTAAGTGTGGTGGGCGAGGTTGTTTTTCCTCAAGTCGTTAGAGGATTATTTTTTCTAGCTCTTAACTTTCTCTTTCCTAGATCTACTTTGtatgatctattttttttttttactttcaaattacTATAATAATGTGTGTTGATACTTGATGCCTCAttttttggtgtaaaaggtTTTGTATTTATACACAAACCAACATTTAACTGAGACATTTAATCTAATGATTATCATTAATATGACTGTTTTGATTCCGTATTTACATCGGATGCTCCGATTTTTGAACTTATTTGGTTTCCTACCGGCCATTACTTTGTGGACCCCCTTTCAAGGTTCTCTAGTTGTTTTACCTCAATTCCCATGATTCTATGGGATTCTAAATTTCCCGCACTCCTTTGGGGCTCGCCGAGCTGAATCACCGCCGAACTCTTCGTCTTCTCGCACCGTGAATGACAAGTGTCCTCCTTTTTTGGTATTGGGCTTTCTCCCAAAAGAGTCAGATCCATTGGTGATGGATCGATGCCCAACATCAGttgtttatttttgaaaaaaaaataataattcaaaattttaaaaattattattttcgaCGAATTTTCAGTTAAGTATTTCGATAAATTTTGTGGAACTTTAATTCgggataatgaaattttttgacTAATTcccttttaatatatttttattgaaaattagttaaaaatttCTCAATACATATACTGATTTAGCTGGAAATGGTGATCGGAAATATAGATGCTTTCTTGTAGCCGACAAAATTACGTCATTAAACATTTGATTGAATTCCACATATCTCCCTGGcctttattaactttttttgttagcACTATCATTTATCCCAAAATCTCTTTTATGGAACAAATTAATCACGGTTGATAACAGATTAACAGAACAATCATATTCATTGAAGTTATAGATAGGGCAATGTAGATCTCTTTACTTACAATTTTCACATTAAAAGTGAAAATGATTTAAGAGCAACAATAAAGTTTGTCCGTCAAATCCACTATTGCTTATTAGTTTTGCCTTAGAATTCTTGGATGCACtactttttcttatatatatatatataacaagtttGTCTTTATTAATATAACTAACAGTATGTATGctcttttaatcaaattaaacaatataCAATATATGGTACACCAACGAGAGTATTTTATTAAGtagaatatcaaaaataatttatttttgaaaaagaacaaatattacATAGTTATAAAAACTCACGATATTTTATATCTTGTCCATTGAGTGGAAGTATATGtacaaaaaatgaagaaataaaaataaaaagtaatattagGGATGAGAAGATCAATaccaatataataatattttttacggtagtatcatcttttttttgtcaattcgGTAGTATCATCCAATCCCACACTTTATGGAGCGGATTTTTATTTCTCTGAAAATAAATACCATCTTTTTTTGCTCTCCATATGTAGTAGGCTCCCTGAGCCACACCCTTTTCATACTTATACACATCAAATTTTCGTCCTTTCTTCCAATTAGGCCCTTGTCTTAAAGTACACCAAAAAAGTGTCGTCTTCCAAAAATTATCTCTTATAGGAAAAGGGTATAATTGTCCAGGCTGCTTATACGCTCCTTTTCTGTCGGAACTTCCGGATTTACAATGCACAAAGAGGGTTACGTTTAGATCGTTCCAGACCTCGAGATAATTTGTTTGGCCGGCGGATACATTACCAATGATGCATTGGccataaacaattagaaaaactAAGAGATATTTCATGCTTCTTTTcagatgtttttttctattttttttttcgaaaaccTTTTTTCAGATGtttagatttaattttcttgtgctttaacaaaaaaaatagatttaattttcttgtgtTAAATTGCTTTTGTACTTGcagtatttatatatacatctatatattgttatttttggattcacactcttttttattaatgattaaaaatagaaaatcagtGTTTTAGAATTTTGACTAATCTAAGGCTATCttgttttaccaaaaagttataaccaaataaatttatgtGGTCCCCTAATGAGATTAAATCTGaaccataaatatatttttgtagtacACAATCACACAACATAAGAATCACAATATAGAGCTTAATTGGAACAACAGATAATAGAGCATTAACATTATGCAACATAAAGTCTAAGCTGCATAAGCTTAATGCAGTgattaatataacacatttaaTTGACGGTGGAGAAGTGAGTgattagataattatatttatatttaatatattatattaaaaatatataattttaatgtgtttcattagaaaatttaaatatcactCATTGAGTCATTGTTagataatatgtttaatatatttcacacatttaataaatattatgattatatatatatatatatgtttgtaattaaatagtatatatatatatatataatgtgacacatttattaaaaagaattaatatatatattattatttttggataagACATTATAtctttattaacatttttaatttcaataatttttaaaaatatatagaacataaaaattaatctaaaatataataataatatttatattataaacgtTATAtctacatttatatatttaatttttattttttatgtattaaataaattattatattattttaaataataacattaataaGTTACtgataaatattatcttataatagataagtttatgttttttgaaatcataaattttttatatgttttacaaagaaactatatataattatttaatatatattaatatcttAGATGTAAATGTTTAACAAATGCTTCAGGTgagagtttttgaaaaaaagcaTATGAAAACATTGCAGCTTCTAAGTGCTTCTTTATACCAGAAATAGTACTaactccagaaaaaaaaagttatcaacTACTATATATGGCCTGTAGTAGAACCGGCTCGTTGTGGATCTCCTGGAAACCAAGtaagtaaccaaaaaaatcaggtttttttgtttatgttatatcaGGCCCGGCTCACCTTTTTTTTGGGACCTGgtgctcaatttttttttacagaaaactaaggttttatttgcaaaatttaaaattttaatgggcTTCCATTAACCAATGATTTCCGGTCTAGAATGGTTAAATCTCCCGGTTCAATaaacaccacaacaacaacacgagaATTAAGAGTTAAGAATTAATGATTAAACCAACTCTTAGAGCAACTCAATTGGTTGTATTTTAGGAAAGTTgctaaaaacattaattttgaataaaagtgaATAAATGTGAAGTTAACAAACTTCttaaaaactttctatttttatggtCCATTTGTAGTATCTAAAAATGTGGtccttaatttaaatttattaatttagaaattattatagtataataatttttgttttatatttttaatattgtatatatttaaaaacttgaaatgaaTATATTACATAAGATTTTATACAAACAATACATAAAAGCATATTTAAAACACAATGCAAAACGATTAATTGAAATCTTAATTGGTTCCGAATTTTTGccatatattctcaaccaaaacATCTTTCAAACTTTGATGCATTTTTCGATCACGAAGGTCATTTCGTCTGATCATTATGTTCCTCATTAGGTTAGTGACATTTGAAGGCGTATCTATAGAATATAAGAGATCCACTTCTGGAGTTCTGCTTGAATCTGCTTGTGTGAATGTTACCTTATCAATCTGAGTGGCTATATCTCGTTCGtcttctactatcatattgtgcagtATGATGCATGCTCTCATAAtctttccaatttttttcttactcAAAAAAAGAGTTGGGTTTCtgactatggcaaatcgagcttgcaaaACGCCAAAAGCACGCTCGACATCTTTACGTGTGGCTTCTTGACATGTAGCAAATAAAGATGCTTTCGGATCTTCTAGCATTGGAATtgattggataaaagtagcccaatttggataaataccatatGTAAGATAGTAAGCCATATGATAGGCTCGTCCATTGACAAAGTATTTCACTTTGGGAGCTATACCTTGtaatatgtcatcaaaaacaaGTGAGCGATCGAGAACATTAATATCATTTAATGTACATGGAGGTCCAAAAAATATGtgcgtgccatatccagaggtctTGTGAATGTACAACctctaaaacaattgttggctttccagatccacgtgtggattgacctttccatgcggtcgggcaattcttccactcccaatgcatataATCTATGCTGTCTATCATTCCGGGAAATCCGCGCCACTCTCCAATAACGAGTAGTCATTGAAGATCTTCTACTGTGGGTCTTTGGaggtactcatctccaaataaattaATGACTCCTTCAATGAACTGTTCCAAGCATAACATCGCAGTGCTTTCAGCAAGCTGGAGGTATTCGTCAACTGCATCAGCTGCAcaaccatatgccatcatacgaattgctGCTGTAGATTTTTGTAGTGCAGAGAGACCGAACCTTCCAGTAGCATCTTGTCGTTGTCGAAAGTATGGAACTTCAGCAGAGAGTCGTTCAACGATACGCAAGAACAAGGctttgttcattctaaaacggCGACAAAAGAGGTGAGGAGGATATGTTGCATCGTCGAGAAATAATCTTCCCATAAGCGTCTGTGACCACCTTCACGGTCTCTTTCAATGAAGGATCGTTTTGGCTTCTCTGTGGTTGCTTCTTGTTGATCATTGAATGCTTGGTTGAAACGATTCTCGAAtgctttatcaaaaaaattatcaaatgcTTGATCAAAGTAGTCATCCATCCTTTCTTCAATATTATTAGAAGAAGATACCATTTCAccaaagaaaggagaaaaatatatattttaaaagtttttggtggataaagaaaggagaaaaagatgCAACTGGAAAATATTGTATCGTGAGAGATTGTAAAAAAAGACAATGAAATGTGAATCCATATTGATAAACTCTTCATGTCACTTATATAGAGgagattgtaaaaaaaaattgtggtttaCATTGCTTGTAAAATTTGTGGTGTCTATAATACAAAGTACATATAGTACATACATCCATGACCATGTGCAAAAGAGTAACAATAACTTATGGCTGGCTTTGTTCTCTTCTTGTCTACTTCTTCAACATCCGTAACCTAGTGTCCAACTCACAAAACTTGTGGCTGGCCTTGTTCTTCCCCTTGTCTTCTgctccttttcttcttgtcttctacAGTCCCAAATGCATGTACCCCTCACGGTCTCTTTCAAATGTCCCAAATGCATGTACCTGTTATAGTCGCCAATACAACAACCAAACTTGTTCATACAAAAACTCCAACTCAAACTGTTAACAGTTAAACATAACATATACATAACCAACCGACTGTCATTATAAACCAAACAAGTTGAATTCAAACATAAACATCAATTCAACTCATACCATAAAACAGATATACAACTCATAGCATAAAACAGAACTGAAAGGAATAACATACAAGCAATGTAAACCTTAACATAAACTCAAACTAACTTGacaacatgtcactaattagCTTATTCTTTAAAGCTAATTCCATTTCTGGAAGCGGCTCCGTTTTAGCTAGAAGACGGTCAAGCATTTTATGCATTGTTTGCTTCTCTTTGATCATACTTTGCTTCTCTTTCAAATCAAATTCTTTTTGCCTTATCTCCCACATGCTCTGAAACTCCTCAAGCGAAGcgccttcttcttccacaatATTTGGCTTGCTCAACACCTTTTTACCCTTGGCCTTTGCTGCCTTAACACCTGGAGGAcgagcttcttcttccacattcgCTGGAACTGAGGTTGATGACTGTGAAGGATGGTCatcatgttttcttctcttagaaGCTCCAGTACCTTTTTTAGTAGAAGCTCCACACTATTTCTGATCATGGCGAAGCTCTCTCCAAGCATGCTCAAGTGTGAACTGCACATTGCAATCGTTGAAGAATATATGGTAAGCCAATTTAATCACATCATCCTCATTTTGGCCACtagttttctgttttgtttcagCCTCATAGCTTCCAAAAAACTTGCAAACCGTCTCATTGATCTTCTGCCACCTTTTTTTGCAGTGCTTGGCCTCTCTCTTATCCACACCAGCAAGCTTAGGACTAGCAGCATAATAATCTGCTATGCGTGACcaaaaattattgcatttttggTCATTAGAAATAATGGCATCCTTGCTAGTGTTGAGTCAAGCACCGATGAGAATCAAATCTTCTTTCTGAGACCATTTCCTTCTTTGTTGACGCTCCTTAGGTTGGTGTTCACCTTCGCTTGGAACCTCATCATAGTCATTGGCTTCGACAGTGTTGGTTGTGGTTTGACTAGTTAAAAGATCCATAAAACCTAACATGTCACTAGATGGTTCCATAGTCAAGTTTTTGGTTGGTGGttaaaggagaaggaagagaaagaaagagtgtTTGTCGTTGGTGTTTAAAGGAGACGGAAGAGATAGAAAGAGTTTTTATGGTTTGtaattaaaggagaaagaagagtaaCAAGAATAGTTtatggttgaagaagaaggaagagtaaGAAGAATTTATCTATATAACAAGAGATTTAATTGAAGTTTATGGTTAAAAGTCACATAAGTAGCAATCAATGGTGGACATAAGTTTTTACCTAATAACATACAACCAACCATTTATCACACTGCAAAAATTTGGTTGAATGGTTCACTAAATAATGATGTGACTTAattcaacaagaaaaacattaaAGCATTCATTCGTGTGTTGAACTAATATTAACTTGGTGGAACAAAAGATTGACCAAAATTCAaaccagaaaaaacaaaaaaaacaaaacaaaggttgGTTACTTACTTGTGCATACGGCTGAGATAGTGGGAATAGGACGAACATTAAACGGCAGAATAATGATTTGTACTCCTCAACACAAAATGCAAACTCAATTTTTAACTATGAAAATTTCTGTGTGTATATATCACCAACGTATACATACACAGTTTAAACacacagaagaaaagaaaacccaaacaaacaataataatggttttgttattttgttagaGATCAAGACGAATATGTCTACGCTTAATAATAATGGTATGGTTATAAGATGTGTGGACAGTGGACCAACCTAGCTGTTGTTTTCAAGAtaagatgatgaattgatgatcaGAGTTATATTCACACTCACACATTTCATACAAATCCATGGATCGATCATTGTCGTGCTTGTCACTCTCAACGGGATCAAATCCATGGATCGATCAGCCTTAAAGCACAAAGACAACATTTTTCTACAGAGCAAGCCCGATCATGAATCATGTAAGAGATCATAACATACCTTGGTCTTGATCCCAATTTGCCAACAGTCATTCACAAATTTGAGGAAGATATCAGTATCATAGAAAAGCTAGGTAACAATCAAATCTGCTCCAACATCAACATGTTTCACTAGCCACAACCCATCAGATCAAAGACGAGTAAGTAACCAAACTCAACACACACAAAATGCAAAGGCAAGAACAACACAAATCTGAACCTTTTTCTTCAGGTAAGCAAGATCACTCTGATAAGATTCAGGAGTAGCAAGTCCATTAGCTTCAATAACATCCGGATGAGCCTCtgatttaaacaaaaacacacaaatcctCAATCAGAGatcaaaaatacaaacacaaaatacaagaacaaaaccagCAAAAAGGATGGGGCAAATTCAATAACAAGATAAccagcaacagtgattccaaagTAATCACCATACTTGCTCCAAATATGATTGACCAGATCCAAAGCACAAGCAAAACCTCCTTCAACCTGAACGAATTTATCTTGTCCATGAGGAGGATCTCCTCTAAGAGCAAGCACATTCTGAATCCCATTAGATCTAATCGTCTCAAGAGCGTGGTCAATCTTCTCGACAATCATGTTGGTACAAGTGAGATGCATCATAGTCTCGACGCAAATCACATTCTGTATCCTCGAAGCCGGCGGTGGATCCTCCTGCACCCCAAGTGATATCgcagaaaagagagagaaaaaacgactaggttaaacaaaaaaaaaacagggctttttttttctttctaaaattttgCTCACAAGCTGACACATGTTACCTAAGCATCGCTCCTAAAATCTCTAAGCTAAAGATCGATTGTTAACTAATTAGGATttctgatttatctttttagctttttaagCTAACAACTTTGCTAAAATACAACCAATGGAGTTGCTCTCATGAAACTAAAAATGACGTATCTTAATAAATACGAtacttataaaacaaaaaaaatgagagcGATGCGATTTTGGTTTTCACACTGGTTCATCATTTCTTCGTGTCTCTTCTCTTCTAAGCGCCGATCTCGCCAGTTTTTGGCAGTTTTTTCAAGGGTTGGTAATGGTAAAATGGCTACCAATGTTGTAACCGCCTTCATCGAAACCTATATAATCCTTGCGTTGGTCTCTGGTTTCCTCAGGTTGATCATAGTGAAATTAATCATTTTTCGTTGTTCATATTACTGATGGCAGATCGAATCAGACGCCAAATGAAAGAAATTGCTTTGGGTATTGAGGATGCTACGGTTCATCTCTCAGCCGATCTATGTGCAGAAGCGATTCAAGCGACACAATTCAGTCTAATGGTGAAGCTGGTCAACCCTAGGAAGAAGAACCTTCGTGCGATGCTAAGTACTTCACCAAGGCTTTGGGAGAGTAATGATGAGATCTCTGGTCGAATCTTGGAGAATAAGAAGATTCAATTCATATTTCACTCCGAGGAATCCATGGCGGCTGTTGAGCGAAGAGGACCTTGGTTCTTTAATGAATGGATGTGTGTTACACAACGATGGCATCCTAACCAAACTGATGCGGATTTGACTTCCATTCCTTTTTGGGTTCAAATTTGGGGAATTCCGGTCCATTTCCTCACCCTTCGTATGATAACCTTCATCGGAGAAACGATTGGAAATTTCCTGGAGACTGATTTTGGCGAAGATGGGGCGGTCTTAATCGACTATGTGCGAATACGACTACTATGTGATTTAAGATTGGAATCACTCCAACTTAAGATCACACAAGGATCaagagattcaaagcttatcttGCGGAAGGTGGAATTCACGAGCTGGCTCTGAAGCACTCTCTTGTGAATCAAGGTGTGGTACGATGGATAAGAGGGTGATTGACTCGCTCAATCGGTGGGATAATCGACTCGCTCGATCAATGAACGAATGAAGGATGTTGAATCACTCAACAAACTTAATACGCAGGATTCTGAAGCACTAAGTGAATCACTCACAAAGaactaaagaacaaagcaatacaaagactcaaa from Camelina sativa cultivar DH55 chromosome 3, Cs, whole genome shotgun sequence includes:
- the LOC104776889 gene encoding methylenetetrahydrofolate reductase 1-like isoform X1, coding for MMHLTCTNMIVEKIDHALETIRSNGIQNVLALRGDPPHGQDKFVQVEGGFACALDLVNHIWSKYEAHPDVIEANGLATPESYQSDLAYLKKKTKVHAFGTFERDREGYMHLGL
- the LOC104776889 gene encoding methylenetetrahydrofolate reductase 1-like isoform X2; the encoded protein is MMHLTCTNMIVEKIDHALETIRSNGIQNVLALRGDPPHGQDKFVQVEGGFACALDLVNHIWSKYEAHPDVIEANGLATPESYQSDLAYLKKKVHAFGTFERDREGYMHLGL
- the LOC104776889 gene encoding methylenetetrahydrofolate reductase 1-like isoform X3; the protein is MMHLTCTNMIVEKIDHALETIRSNGIQNVLALRGDPPHGQDKFVQVEGGFACALDLVNHIWSKYEAHPDVIEANGLATPESYQSDLAYLKKK
- the LOC104776888 gene encoding pumilio homolog 15-like, whose protein sequence is MKYLLVFLIVYGQCIIGNVSAGQTNYLEVWNDLNVTLFVHCKSGSSDRKGAYKQPGQLYPFPIRDNFWKTTLFWCTLRQGPNWKKGRKFDVYKYEKGVAQGAYYIWRAKKDGIYFQRNKNPLHKVWDWMILPN
- the LOC104776889 gene encoding uncharacterized protein LOC104776889 isoform X4, producing the protein MGFRMCLLLEEILLMDKINSFRLKEVLLVLWIWSIIFGAKAHPDVIEANGLATPESYQSDLAYLKKKTKVHAFGTFERDREGYMHLGL